GGGCGGTCACAAACCCTGGCTCCCGCACTTCTACCTGGGCCACGGGATCGGCACCGGCGCGGCCGAGATGCCGATGATCGGAACCGATCTCGGCCAGGAGTGGGACGACAACTTCGTCTTCCCCGCGGGCATGTTGTTGGTGTTCGAACCGGTGGTGTGGGAGGACGGCACCGGCGGTTATCGCGGCGAGGAGATCGTGGTGGTCACCGAGGGCGGTTGGATGCCGCTCACCGCCTATCCGTACGACCCGTATGAGGTGCGCAGTGGGAATTGAGATCGAGGCCGACGACCGCGCACTGCGCTTCAGCCGTCGGGAGCGTGCCCTGGCCCAGATGGAGGCCCATGACCTCGACGTGCTGGTGCTCGGCAGGCAGGCCAACGTCCGCTACATCTGCGGGGCGCCGCAGTTGTGGGTCGTGGGCACCCGGCCGTTCGGTCCGATCTGCACCTTCGTCCGCTCCACCGGTGAGATCCACCTGAACAGCACGTGGGATGAGGGCATTCCCGAGGAGATTCCGCGCGAGAATCTGTACGGCCTGGCGTGGAACCCGATGACGCTGATCGGTGTGCTGCAGAACATCAAGGGCGCCGACACCGCGCGACGCGTCGGAACCGACGCGCTGACACCGACGTTCGCCAAGCTTTTGCCGATGGCGTTCCCGCAGGCCGAACTCGTCGACGGGGAGCAGGCCATGCGGGCGGCCCGTCGGGTCAAGACAGCCGAGGAGATCGACGCGCTGGGTCATGCGCTGCGGGTCGCCGAAGGGGGTCTGGCCAAGGCCGCCGCCCAGGTGGCTCCGGGTGTCACGGAACAGGCGTTGGCCGCCGCACTGTTGGAAGCCGAGGCCGCCGGTGGAGTGAGCACCCCGGCCACCCAGGATGCGGCGTGGGTGACCTCCACCGAGCATCCATGGCGCCGCGTTGAGGGCGACGGCAGGGTGCGCGAGGGCGATCTGGTGGCCCTGTCCGCGGGCGTGCTCGCCGACGGCTATGTCGGTGAGGTGGCCCGCACGCTCTACGTCGGTGAGCCGACGGACGCCGTGCACTCGCTGTATCGGCGCCGAGATGACCTGTGGAGCAGGCTGCTCGACGCGTGCCGTCCTGGGACGGCGACCAGTGCGCTGCTTGACGCCTATGAGCAGTCGGGTGAGCCGGTTCCGGCGATGCCGGTGGCACACGGTCTCGGTTTGGGCTTCGATCCTCCGGTGGTGTCGCCGAACCTGCGGGCCACGGCCGAGGCCGACATCCTCGAGGAGGGGATGGTGCTTGCGCTGACCGGATACGTGTGGGAGCAGGGCCTGGGTGCGGTGTTCACCCGCGACGCCGTGGTGATCGGCGCCGACGGGCCGCGGGTGCTGACCGAGACACCGTCGATCGCCGCCGCCCTGGGCTGACGCCAACCCCCACGACCGCTGAATGAGTCACTGCTGCAAAGGAGTCCGTTAATGGCCGATCGGCCCTCGCCTGAGGAGATCATCCTCTACGAGAAGGATCCCAAGACCAAGATCGCCACCATCACGTTCCACCGACCGGAGTTCCTGAACGCGCCGACGTCGATGGCCCGCCTGCGCTATGCCGACGTGCTGCGGGCCGCGAACGCGGACAACGACGTGAAGGTCGTGATCATCCGAGGCGTTGGGGACAACCTGGGCAGCGGTGCCGATCTTCCGGAGTTCATGGAGGGCAACGACAATCCGGCGGTGCGCCTGGCCGAACTGAGGCTCGAGGACCCAGACATCGCAGGCGAGGGCGGTGTGAGCTATCCGCCGAAGGGCACCTTCCGCAACGGCGCCACCATCTCGTCCTGGTACGCCAACTCCCAGGCAGGCAACCGGGCACTGCAGGACTTCAAGAAGATCAGCATCGTCGAGGCCAAGGGCTACTGCTACGGCTGGCACTTCTACCAGTGCGCGGACGCCGATCTGGTGATCTCCAGCGACGACGCACTCTTCGGGCACCCGTCGTTCCGCTACCACGGGTGGGGCCCCCGGATGTGGACCTGGGTGCAGATGATGGGTCTGCGCAAGTTTCAGGAGATGGTGTTCACCGGACGCCCGTTCACGGCCGCCGAGATGTACGACTGCAACTTCCTGAACAAGGTCGTACCA
The DNA window shown above is from Mycolicibacterium confluentis and carries:
- a CDS encoding M24 family metallopeptidase — encoded protein: MGIEIEADDRALRFSRRERALAQMEAHDLDVLVLGRQANVRYICGAPQLWVVGTRPFGPICTFVRSTGEIHLNSTWDEGIPEEIPRENLYGLAWNPMTLIGVLQNIKGADTARRVGTDALTPTFAKLLPMAFPQAELVDGEQAMRAARRVKTAEEIDALGHALRVAEGGLAKAAAQVAPGVTEQALAAALLEAEAAGGVSTPATQDAAWVTSTEHPWRRVEGDGRVREGDLVALSAGVLADGYVGEVARTLYVGEPTDAVHSLYRRRDDLWSRLLDACRPGTATSALLDAYEQSGEPVPAMPVAHGLGLGFDPPVVSPNLRATAEADILEEGMVLALTGYVWEQGLGAVFTRDAVVIGADGPRVLTETPSIAAALG
- a CDS encoding enoyl-CoA hydratase/isomerase family protein; this encodes MADRPSPEEIILYEKDPKTKIATITFHRPEFLNAPTSMARLRYADVLRAANADNDVKVVIIRGVGDNLGSGADLPEFMEGNDNPAVRLAELRLEDPDIAGEGGVSYPPKGTFRNGATISSWYANSQAGNRALQDFKKISIVEAKGYCYGWHFYQCADADLVISSDDALFGHPSFRYHGWGPRMWTWVQMMGLRKFQEMVFTGRPFTAAEMYDCNFLNKVVPRDELEDEVQKYALACSRNRPVDTVFQQKMFFEIFKQQQGEYMGSLLSAFFESMGNGVANDSDDDLDMFESIDSGLSAAVNDNDSKFPPEFRLSKKNRAKP